Proteins from a genomic interval of Candidatus Deferrimicrobium borealis:
- the rpoC gene encoding DNA-directed RNA polymerase subunit beta': MEDLFTRVEKPKDPVHFSGIRISIASPEQIRKWSHGEVKKPETLNYRTFKPERDGLFCAKIFGPIKDYECNCGKYKRMKHRGIVCEKCGVEVIQSKVRRERMGHIELASPVAHIWFLKSLPSRIATILDMPMKDVEAVIYFEKYIVLDPWETDTQVQEVLTEGKYREKFEEYRELFKGDKEKQELLRERFRVGMGAEAIRTLLAGLDLAKLSESLRKEMGDTASEAKKKKISKRLRIVEAFRDSEQKPEWMVQQVIPVLPPDLRPLVPLDGGRFATSDLNDLYRRVINRNNRLKRLLDLSAPEIIIRNEKRMLQEAVDALFDNGRRGKLITGSNKRPLKSLSDMLKGKGGRFRQNLLGKRVDYSGRSVIVVGPELKLHQCGLPKKMALELFKPFIFNKLEEAGFATTIKQAKKMVEKEKREVWDALDEVIRQLPVMLNRAPTLHRLGVQAFEPVLIEGKAIQLHPLVCFAFNADFDGDQMAVHVPLSIEAQMEARVLMMSTNNILSPAHGKPVIGPSQDIVLGIYYLTRQRDGQIGEGKKFSGPEEVRIAYDGGAVGLQAAIHVRIEGKMVETTTGRVLLYEVVPDEVPFEYVNKVMKKKDLAELIDITYRNCGQKATVILADQLKNTGFQFATISGISICIDDMVIPSSKKSILDKASVSLEKVINEHVEGLITPGERYNKVVDIWSAATEKVAREMIKEMGTETVKGKDGKDKKVISFNPIYMMADSGARGSDKQMMQLAGMRGLMAKPSGEIIETPIRSNFREGLSVGEYFISTHGARKGLADTALKTANSGYLTRRLVDVAQDCIVVEEDCQTLDGIGVRALIEGGEIIDRLSDRILGRAALEDLYDLEGKLLVAGNQEINEEVARQIEMSGLDEVKIRSALTCESKRGVCALCYGRDLARGKMVAIGEAVGIISAQSIGEPGTQLTMRTFHIGGIATAGSIAQSSHQSKQSGRIKFQGIVAVQNREKNLVAMNRNGYLVVLDENHREREKYQIPYGAVLMVADGDKVKDGTRLAEWDPYNIPILTEVDGEIKFGDIIENVTMREQVDEVTGRSTRVIIESKDAEVRPRISLKEVGSRTTRKLPGTSSEARYLLPSGSNILVDEGQKVQAGDIIAKIPRETTKTKDITGGLPRVAELFEARKPKEYALISEIDGIVQMGKDFKGKRKIQVVPEVGAPREYTIPRGKHITVHDGERIRAGEALMDGSPNPHDILRVLGDKELARFLVNEIQEVYRLQGVRINDKHIETIVRQMLRRVKISDPGDTSFLVGQSVEKWIFREENERVLKQAGGKPATAEPLLLGITKASLSTESWISAASFQETTKILTDASVHGRVDYLAGLKENVIMGRLIPGGTGAAAYKAMEFESDAPLVVEAPPIPEPEPEFPRDEEEGR, from the coding sequence GTGGAAGACCTTTTCACCCGCGTTGAAAAACCGAAGGATCCCGTCCATTTTTCGGGGATCCGGATCTCGATCGCATCTCCGGAGCAGATCCGCAAGTGGTCGCACGGGGAGGTGAAGAAGCCGGAGACGCTGAACTACCGGACCTTCAAGCCCGAGCGCGACGGCCTGTTCTGCGCGAAAATCTTCGGTCCCATCAAGGACTACGAGTGCAACTGCGGCAAGTACAAGCGGATGAAGCACCGGGGAATCGTCTGCGAGAAGTGCGGCGTCGAGGTGATCCAGTCGAAGGTCCGCCGCGAGCGGATGGGCCACATCGAGCTGGCATCCCCGGTCGCGCACATCTGGTTCCTGAAGAGCCTCCCGTCGCGGATCGCGACGATCCTCGACATGCCGATGAAGGACGTCGAGGCGGTCATCTACTTCGAGAAGTACATCGTCCTCGATCCGTGGGAGACCGACACGCAGGTTCAGGAGGTTCTCACCGAGGGGAAGTACCGCGAGAAGTTCGAGGAGTACCGCGAGCTCTTCAAGGGGGACAAGGAGAAGCAGGAGCTGCTCCGTGAGCGGTTCCGCGTGGGGATGGGCGCGGAGGCGATCCGGACGCTGCTGGCCGGGCTGGACCTGGCGAAGCTCTCCGAGTCGCTGCGCAAGGAGATGGGCGACACCGCGTCCGAGGCGAAGAAGAAGAAGATCTCCAAGAGGCTGAGGATCGTCGAGGCGTTCCGGGACAGCGAGCAGAAGCCCGAGTGGATGGTCCAGCAGGTCATCCCGGTGCTGCCGCCGGACCTTCGGCCCCTGGTCCCGCTCGATGGCGGGCGGTTCGCCACCTCGGACCTGAACGACCTGTACCGGCGCGTCATCAACCGGAACAACCGGCTGAAACGCCTCCTCGACCTGTCCGCGCCAGAGATCATCATCCGGAACGAGAAGCGGATGCTGCAGGAGGCCGTGGACGCCCTCTTCGACAACGGTCGGAGGGGGAAGCTCATCACGGGATCGAACAAGCGCCCCCTCAAGTCGCTGTCGGACATGCTGAAGGGGAAGGGCGGCCGGTTCCGCCAGAACCTCCTCGGGAAACGCGTGGACTATTCCGGCCGCTCCGTGATCGTCGTGGGGCCGGAACTGAAGCTTCACCAGTGCGGTCTTCCCAAGAAGATGGCGCTCGAGCTGTTCAAGCCGTTCATCTTCAACAAGCTCGAGGAGGCCGGGTTCGCGACCACCATCAAGCAGGCGAAAAAGATGGTCGAGAAGGAGAAGCGGGAGGTCTGGGACGCCCTCGACGAGGTCATCCGACAGCTTCCCGTCATGCTGAACCGGGCGCCGACGCTGCACCGTCTCGGCGTCCAGGCGTTCGAGCCGGTGCTGATCGAGGGGAAGGCGATCCAGCTTCATCCGCTGGTCTGCTTCGCCTTCAACGCCGACTTCGACGGGGACCAGATGGCGGTCCACGTTCCGCTCTCCATCGAGGCGCAGATGGAGGCGCGCGTCCTCATGATGTCGACCAACAACATCCTCTCCCCGGCGCACGGGAAGCCCGTCATCGGGCCCTCCCAGGACATCGTGCTGGGGATCTACTACCTCACGCGGCAGCGCGACGGCCAGATCGGCGAAGGGAAGAAGTTCTCCGGCCCCGAAGAAGTCCGCATCGCCTACGACGGCGGCGCGGTGGGGCTCCAGGCGGCGATCCACGTCCGCATCGAAGGGAAGATGGTCGAAACGACTACCGGGCGCGTGCTGCTCTACGAGGTCGTCCCGGACGAGGTCCCCTTCGAGTACGTCAACAAGGTGATGAAGAAGAAGGACCTCGCCGAGTTGATCGACATCACGTACCGGAACTGCGGACAGAAGGCCACGGTCATCCTGGCCGACCAGCTGAAGAACACGGGGTTTCAGTTCGCGACGATCTCCGGGATATCGATCTGCATCGACGACATGGTGATCCCGTCCAGCAAGAAGTCGATCCTGGACAAGGCGTCGGTCAGTCTCGAAAAGGTCATCAACGAGCACGTCGAGGGGTTGATCACCCCGGGCGAGCGGTACAACAAGGTCGTCGACATCTGGTCGGCGGCGACGGAAAAAGTCGCCAGGGAAATGATCAAGGAGATGGGGACCGAGACCGTCAAGGGGAAGGACGGCAAGGACAAGAAGGTCATCAGCTTCAACCCGATCTACATGATGGCCGACTCCGGCGCCCGCGGATCCGACAAGCAGATGATGCAACTGGCCGGCATGCGCGGCCTGATGGCCAAGCCGTCCGGCGAGATCATCGAGACGCCGATCCGGTCGAACTTCCGCGAGGGGCTGTCCGTGGGCGAATACTTCATCTCTACCCACGGCGCACGGAAGGGATTGGCGGACACCGCGCTGAAGACCGCGAACTCCGGGTACCTGACCCGCCGGCTGGTCGACGTGGCGCAGGACTGCATCGTCGTCGAGGAGGATTGCCAGACCCTCGACGGGATCGGGGTCCGGGCGCTGATCGAGGGAGGGGAGATCATCGACCGACTGTCGGACCGCATCCTGGGCCGCGCCGCCCTGGAGGATCTGTACGACCTGGAGGGGAAGCTCCTCGTCGCAGGGAACCAGGAAATCAACGAGGAAGTCGCGCGCCAGATCGAGATGTCGGGACTGGACGAGGTGAAGATCCGCTCCGCCCTCACCTGCGAGAGCAAGCGGGGCGTGTGCGCCCTCTGTTACGGCCGCGACCTGGCGCGCGGGAAGATGGTGGCGATCGGCGAGGCGGTGGGGATCATCTCCGCGCAGTCCATCGGGGAGCCCGGGACGCAGCTGACGATGCGGACCTTCCACATCGGCGGCATCGCTACGGCCGGGTCGATCGCGCAGAGCTCCCATCAGTCCAAGCAGTCGGGACGCATCAAGTTCCAGGGGATCGTCGCCGTTCAGAACCGCGAAAAGAACCTGGTTGCGATGAACCGGAACGGCTACCTGGTCGTGCTCGACGAGAACCACCGCGAGCGGGAGAAGTACCAGATCCCGTACGGGGCGGTCCTCATGGTCGCCGACGGCGACAAGGTAAAGGACGGGACCCGGCTCGCGGAATGGGATCCGTACAACATCCCGATCCTCACCGAGGTCGACGGAGAGATCAAGTTCGGGGACATCATCGAAAACGTGACCATGCGCGAGCAGGTCGACGAGGTGACGGGACGTTCCACGCGCGTCATCATCGAGTCCAAGGATGCCGAGGTCCGTCCCCGCATCTCCCTCAAGGAGGTGGGAAGCCGGACGACACGCAAGCTCCCCGGCACCTCGAGCGAGGCCCGGTACCTTCTTCCCAGCGGTTCGAACATCCTGGTCGACGAGGGACAGAAGGTCCAGGCGGGCGACATCATCGCCAAGATCCCGCGCGAGACGACCAAGACCAAGGACATCACCGGCGGTCTTCCCCGCGTCGCGGAGCTCTTCGAGGCGCGCAAGCCGAAGGAGTACGCGCTCATCTCCGAGATCGACGGCATCGTGCAGATGGGGAAGGATTTCAAGGGGAAGCGCAAGATCCAGGTGGTGCCGGAAGTCGGCGCCCCCCGGGAGTACACGATCCCCCGGGGCAAACACATCACGGTCCACGACGGGGAGCGGATCCGGGCGGGCGAGGCCCTCATGGACGGTTCGCCCAATCCCCACGACATCCTTCGGGTCCTCGGGGACAAGGAGCTGGCCCGGTTCCTCGTCAACGAGATCCAGGAGGTGTACCGGCTCCAGGGCGTCCGGATCAACGACAAGCACATCGAGACGATCGTCCGCCAGATGCTGCGGCGGGTCAAGATATCGGATCCCGGGGACACCTCGTTCCTCGTGGGGCAAAGCGTCGAGAAATGGATCTTCCGGGAGGAAAACGAGCGGGTACTGAAACAGGCGGGGGGGAAACCCGCCACCGCGGAGCCGCTCCTTCTCGGGATCACGAAGGCGTCGCTTTCGACGGAGTCGTGGATCTCCGCCGCCTCCTTCCAGGAGACGACCAAGATCCTCACCGACGCATCGGTCCACGGGAGGGTGGATTACCTCGCCGGTCTGAAGGAAAACGTGATCATGGGCCGCCTCATCCCCGGCGGGACGGGCGCCGCGGCGTACAAGGCCATGGAGTTCGAGTCCGACGCGCCGCTGGTTGTGGAGGCTCCGCCCATCCCCGAGCCGGAGCCGGAATTTCCGAGGGACGAGGAGGAGGGCCGGTAG
- the rpsG gene encoding 30S ribosomal protein S7: MPRRGFVSKRVVSPDPVYGDVLVAKMIHAIMLDGKARVAENVVYGSLDVLKEKTKEDPVAVLKKAIENVKPVVEVKSRRVGGATYQVPIEIRPERRQSLSIRWLVGYARERAEKTMIQRLSGELLDAYNNRGNTFKKKEDTHKMAEANKAFAHYRW; this comes from the coding sequence ATGCCCAGGAGAGGTTTCGTTTCCAAGCGGGTCGTTTCGCCCGACCCCGTGTACGGCGACGTGCTGGTCGCCAAGATGATCCACGCCATCATGCTCGACGGAAAGGCGCGGGTCGCCGAGAACGTCGTGTACGGGTCGCTGGACGTCCTCAAGGAAAAGACGAAGGAAGACCCCGTCGCGGTCCTGAAAAAGGCGATCGAGAACGTGAAGCCGGTGGTCGAGGTCAAGTCCCGCAGGGTCGGCGGCGCGACCTACCAGGTACCGATCGAGATCCGCCCGGAACGTCGCCAGTCCCTTTCGATCCGCTGGCTGGTCGGGTACGCGCGGGAGCGGGCCGAGAAGACCATGATCCAGCGCCTCTCCGGCGAGCTCCTCGACGCCTACAACAACCGCGGCAACACGTTCAAGAAGAAGGAAGACACCCACAAGATGGCCGAAGCGAACAAGGCGTTCGCGCACTACCGCTGGTAA
- the rpoB gene encoding DNA-directed RNA polymerase subunit beta yields the protein MAYLDYRNRIKRVDFSKNEKVQEIPNLIQVQQESYAEFLQANVPPEKRRDVGLQTVFKGIFPITDYNGRASLEFLSYAIGELKWSEEECRERGVTYAAPIKVTVQLVIFDVDEKTGARTIRDVKEQEVFFGEIPLMSERATFIINGTERVIVSQLHRSPGVFFEHDKGRSHASGKVLFSARIIPYRGSWLDFEFDHKDALYIKIDRKRKFPIAVLLRAFGRTTEELLRIFYDAEEVTLQGEKYAKDFRPELMVGLKMPVEVRHPGKTGEIAFKKGVKISKKRVERYAREGVAFGRILLPSDDLIGKVVVSDVADPATGEVVVECGQQVTPEILGKLWEKNVERLSIFTLENSDRAVWEGLVSDKIKTRDEALKEIYKKMRPGDPPTKDAAKTLFENMFFNPERYSLSRVGRLKLDHKLGIAESDLEKTVLTQEDILRVIRYLIGLKNGVGEADDIDNLGNRRVRTVGELIENQFRMGLVRVERAIREKMGLQDIETLMPHDIINAKPVSAVVKEFFGSSQLSQFMDQTNPLSEVTHKRRVSALGPGGLTRERAGFEVRDVHPTHYGRICPIETPEGPNIGLIASLSTFARINEFGFIETPYRVVKESAVTKEIVFLSAMEEERHVIAQANAKIDAKGKFVQDVVIARQGGEFAMVRSGDVTLMDVSPNQLVSVAASLVPFLEHDDANRALMGSNMQRQAVPLLRTEPPFVGTGMESVVARDSGAAVAAKRSGVVEGVDARRIVVRSEEPDASGMYGADIYTLVKYRRSNQNTCINQKPIVTLGQKVSGGEVIADGPATSEGDLALGRNVLVAFMPWGGYNFEDSILISEKIVKEDIFTSIHIEEFECVARETKLGKEEISADIPNISEESLTDLDESGIIRIGARVKPMDILVGKITPKGETQLSPEEKLLRAIFGDKAGDVKDSSLRVPPGIEGIVIDAKVFTRKGGEKDDRARMLEDRDLERLYRDQEDETRIIVDAALGKIRGQLLGKTSAVRLTSEDKSEVLLAKRKKITEEVLDEIPKERWAEIGVEEDPELKARLSDAWSVCQDQVALVKAMFDEKISRIRRGDELPPGVLKMVKVFIAMKRKLSVGDKMAGRHGNKGVISRILPEEDMPYTADGAPVDVVLNPLGVPSRMNVGQILEAHLGWAAKGLGEQLQQMMEKEFSTASLREWLRKIYNSDRFGAYLKDLTDDELREVVRKMHAGVFLASPVFSGATENEIKDYLRLAGLPERAQTMLYDGRTGTPFQQAVTVGSMYMLKLHHLVDDKIHARSTGPYSLVTQQPLGGKAQFGGQRLGEMEVWALEAYGAAYTLQEFLTVKSDDVPGRARMYESIVKGNFSLEPGLPESFNVLIKELQALGLDVELISEEPQQ from the coding sequence ATGGCCTATCTGGATTACAGGAACCGGATCAAGCGGGTGGATTTCTCGAAGAACGAGAAAGTCCAGGAGATTCCGAACCTCATACAGGTCCAGCAGGAGTCGTACGCGGAGTTCCTGCAGGCGAACGTTCCTCCCGAGAAGCGCAGGGACGTGGGGCTCCAGACCGTCTTCAAGGGAATCTTTCCCATCACCGACTACAACGGACGCGCCTCTCTCGAGTTCCTCTCCTACGCGATCGGCGAGCTGAAGTGGTCGGAGGAGGAGTGCCGCGAGCGCGGTGTAACGTATGCCGCTCCCATCAAGGTGACGGTCCAGCTGGTCATCTTCGACGTGGACGAGAAGACCGGCGCGCGGACCATCCGCGACGTCAAGGAGCAGGAGGTCTTCTTCGGGGAGATCCCCCTCATGTCGGAGCGGGCCACGTTCATCATCAACGGCACCGAACGGGTCATCGTCAGCCAGCTGCACCGCTCTCCGGGCGTCTTCTTCGAGCACGACAAGGGCCGTTCGCACGCGTCCGGGAAAGTGCTGTTCAGCGCCCGGATCATCCCGTATCGCGGTTCCTGGCTCGATTTCGAGTTCGACCACAAGGACGCGCTCTACATCAAGATCGACCGGAAGCGGAAGTTCCCCATCGCCGTGCTGTTGCGCGCGTTCGGGCGCACCACCGAGGAGCTCCTCCGGATCTTTTACGACGCGGAAGAGGTCACCCTCCAGGGGGAAAAGTACGCCAAGGATTTCCGTCCGGAGCTGATGGTCGGTCTGAAGATGCCCGTGGAGGTCCGTCACCCCGGCAAGACGGGGGAGATCGCCTTCAAGAAAGGGGTGAAGATCAGCAAGAAGCGCGTCGAGCGGTACGCCAGGGAGGGCGTCGCCTTCGGACGGATTCTGTTGCCGTCCGACGACCTCATCGGCAAGGTGGTCGTCTCCGACGTCGCCGACCCCGCGACCGGGGAGGTCGTGGTCGAGTGCGGGCAGCAGGTCACCCCGGAGATCCTGGGGAAGCTGTGGGAAAAGAACGTCGAACGGCTTTCCATCTTCACTCTCGAGAACTCCGATCGCGCCGTCTGGGAGGGTCTGGTCTCGGACAAGATCAAGACCCGTGACGAGGCCCTGAAGGAGATCTACAAGAAGATGCGTCCGGGCGATCCCCCGACGAAGGACGCCGCCAAGACGCTCTTCGAGAACATGTTCTTCAATCCGGAGCGGTACAGCCTGTCCCGGGTCGGCCGCCTGAAGCTCGACCACAAGCTCGGGATCGCGGAAAGCGACCTCGAGAAGACGGTCCTGACCCAGGAGGACATCCTTCGGGTCATCCGCTACCTGATCGGCCTGAAAAACGGCGTCGGGGAGGCGGACGACATCGACAACCTCGGAAACCGCCGCGTCCGCACCGTCGGCGAGTTGATCGAGAACCAGTTCCGGATGGGGCTGGTCCGCGTGGAGCGTGCCATCCGCGAAAAGATGGGGCTGCAGGACATCGAGACGCTGATGCCTCACGACATCATCAACGCGAAGCCGGTGTCGGCGGTCGTCAAGGAGTTTTTCGGTTCGTCCCAGCTGTCGCAGTTCATGGACCAGACGAACCCGCTCTCCGAGGTAACGCACAAGCGGCGCGTCTCCGCCCTCGGACCCGGCGGACTGACACGGGAGCGCGCGGGGTTCGAGGTTCGCGACGTCCACCCGACGCACTACGGCCGCATCTGCCCGATCGAGACGCCGGAAGGGCCGAACATCGGGTTGATCGCCTCGCTGTCGACCTTCGCGCGGATCAACGAGTTCGGGTTCATCGAAACGCCGTACCGGGTCGTGAAGGAATCGGCCGTGACGAAGGAGATCGTCTTCCTTTCCGCGATGGAGGAGGAGCGGCACGTCATCGCGCAGGCCAATGCGAAGATCGACGCGAAGGGGAAGTTCGTCCAGGACGTGGTGATCGCGCGCCAGGGCGGGGAGTTCGCGATGGTGCGCTCCGGCGACGTCACCCTGATGGACGTTTCCCCGAATCAGCTGGTGTCCGTGGCCGCATCCCTCGTTCCGTTCCTCGAGCACGACGACGCCAACCGGGCGCTCATGGGGTCCAACATGCAGCGGCAGGCGGTGCCGCTCCTGCGGACCGAGCCTCCCTTCGTCGGCACGGGGATGGAGTCGGTCGTGGCCAGGGATTCCGGGGCCGCGGTCGCCGCGAAACGGTCGGGAGTCGTGGAGGGCGTCGACGCGCGCAGGATCGTCGTTCGATCCGAGGAGCCGGACGCGTCGGGGATGTACGGCGCCGACATCTACACGCTGGTCAAGTACCGCCGGTCGAACCAGAATACCTGCATCAACCAGAAGCCGATCGTAACCCTCGGGCAGAAGGTGTCGGGAGGCGAGGTGATCGCCGACGGTCCCGCCACCAGCGAGGGGGATCTCGCTCTCGGCCGGAACGTCCTCGTCGCCTTCATGCCGTGGGGCGGGTACAACTTCGAGGACTCCATCCTCATTTCCGAAAAGATCGTCAAGGAAGACATCTTCACCTCGATCCACATCGAGGAGTTCGAGTGCGTCGCGCGGGAGACGAAGCTCGGGAAAGAGGAGATCTCCGCCGATATCCCCAACATCAGCGAGGAATCGCTGACGGACCTCGACGAGAGCGGCATCATCCGGATCGGGGCCCGGGTGAAGCCGATGGACATCCTCGTCGGGAAGATCACCCCGAAAGGGGAGACGCAGCTTTCCCCCGAGGAGAAGCTGCTCCGGGCGATCTTCGGCGACAAGGCGGGGGACGTGAAGGATTCCTCCCTGAGGGTCCCGCCCGGGATCGAGGGGATCGTCATCGACGCGAAGGTCTTCACCAGGAAGGGCGGGGAGAAGGACGACCGTGCCCGGATGCTGGAAGACCGGGATCTCGAGCGTTTGTACCGGGACCAGGAGGACGAGACCCGTATCATCGTCGACGCCGCCCTCGGAAAGATCCGGGGCCAGCTTCTCGGGAAGACCTCCGCCGTCCGGCTCACCTCGGAGGACAAGTCCGAGGTGCTCCTCGCGAAGCGCAAGAAGATCACGGAAGAGGTGCTGGACGAAATACCGAAAGAGCGTTGGGCCGAGATCGGCGTCGAGGAAGATCCGGAGCTGAAGGCCCGCCTTTCCGACGCGTGGAGCGTTTGCCAGGATCAGGTCGCGCTCGTCAAGGCGATGTTCGACGAAAAGATCTCCCGGATCCGCCGCGGCGACGAGCTTCCCCCCGGCGTCCTGAAGATGGTCAAGGTGTTCATCGCGATGAAGCGGAAACTCTCCGTCGGCGACAAGATGGCGGGCCGGCACGGGAACAAGGGCGTCATCTCCCGGATTCTGCCGGAAGAGGACATGCCGTACACGGCCGACGGCGCGCCGGTCGACGTGGTGTTGAATCCGCTCGGGGTCCCGTCGCGCATGAACGTCGGGCAGATCCTCGAGGCGCACCTGGGGTGGGCCGCCAAGGGACTCGGGGAGCAGCTCCAGCAGATGATGGAGAAGGAGTTCAGCACCGCCTCCCTGCGGGAGTGGCTCCGCAAGATCTATAACTCCGATCGGTTCGGGGCGTATCTCAAGGACCTCACCGACGACGAACTGCGGGAGGTCGTCCGGAAGATGCACGCCGGCGTGTTCCTCGCCTCCCCCGTGTTCAGCGGAGCGACGGAAAACGAGATCAAGGATTACCTGCGTCTCGCGGGGCTCCCGGAGCGCGCCCAGACGATGCTCTACGACGGGCGGACCGGGACGCCGTTCCAGCAGGCGGTCACCGTCGGATCGATGTACATGTTGAAGCTGCACCACCTCGTGGACGACAAGATCCACGCCCGGTCGACCGGACCGTACTCCCTGGTAACCCAGCAGCCGCTGGGCGGCAAGGCGCAGTTCGGAGGCCAGCGGCTCGGCGAGATGGAGGTCTGGGCACTGGAGGCGTACGGCGCCGCGTACACCCTGCAGGAGTTCCTGACCGTCAAGTCCGACGACGTCCCGGGACGCGCGAGGATGTACGAGTCCATCGTCAAGGGGAACTTCTCCCTCGAGCCCGGGCTTCCCGAATCGTTCAACGTGCTGATCAAGGAGCTCCAGGCCCTTGGCCTGGACGTCGAGCTGATCAGCGAGGAGCCCCAGCAGTAA
- the rpsL gene encoding 30S ribosomal protein S12: protein MPTINQLVRMGRTVVANKSNSPALDSCPQKRGVCLRVYTTTPKKPNSALRKVARVRLTNGLEVTVYIPGEGHNLQEHSVVMIRGGRVKDLPGVRYHIIRGKLDSVGVQDRRKSRSKYGTKRPK from the coding sequence ATGCCCACGATCAACCAGCTGGTCCGGATGGGGCGGACGGTCGTCGCCAACAAGAGCAACTCCCCGGCGCTCGACTCCTGCCCCCAGAAGCGGGGCGTTTGCCTCCGCGTGTACACCACCACCCCCAAGAAGCCGAACTCCGCGCTGCGGAAGGTGGCGAGGGTGCGGCTCACCAACGGTCTCGAGGTGACGGTATACATTCCGGGCGAAGGGCATAACCTGCAGGAGCATTCCGTGGTCATGATCCGGGGGGGGCGCGTAAAGGACCTTCCCGGCGTTCGCTATCACATCATCCGTGGGAAGCTGGATTCCGTTGGTGTCCAGGACAGACGGAAGTCGCGGTCGAAGTACGGTACCAAGCGACCCAAATAG